A DNA window from Argopecten irradians isolate NY chromosome 10, Ai_NY, whole genome shotgun sequence contains the following coding sequences:
- the LOC138333514 gene encoding organic anion transporter 3-like codes for MDAQIDTDEIWIALGQWGRFQCTQLALILISIIPLAFHLLSTVFIAYRPPFQCNETTVSTMFGEDIDPMHGNISYNFVYNKCSIDVYTDEANSTLLKTTECVSGYSYPVPKDRTLVTEWDLVCDRAELAEFSQTLVILGQAFGAAIFTSLADRFGRRTVHVLGHISMFATSFAIAWAPNYTVFAVLRFILGAVQQGSGLTMAILSLELLPLKARYIGECLGLAFWTTGINLLSPMGYLFRNLSWRYLQMALALFSCYSLVEYWLMEESVRWLLANGRIKQAERIIRKAAKMNGKDYDEVIKVAKSKSTKEKEIEVVVPGDCDNDKTTMEISRHENGAKYALIENHSETTKDCEDISYEKEQPSTPAVIKRYNVVTIFRHKVIFLNSMILWYTWLVNSLVYYALSLTSSALSGDRFVNYFLIAIVEYPAAVMELLLINRIGRRKTCILFHVIAGIALTVSTICRTLSDGVGTIGAISLVFNLVGKFGITGSFSTIFLYTPELYPTNLRNAGIGISSSVARIGGMLAPFAGPLMSYITWGPGAISAALCLLAVYLLTFLPETKGYELPTTIEELKTWYKTHAGDKKVKPVEEENDTF; via the exons ATGGACGCACAAATCGATACAGACGAAATTTGGATCGCTTTGGGACAATGGGGAAGATTTCAATGCACACAACTGGCTTTGATATTGATAAGTATCATCCCTTTGGCGTTTCATCTCCTATCGACAGTATTTATTG CATATCGACCACCGTTCCAATGCAATGAGACCACAGTTAGTACAATGTTCGGTGAAGACATCGACCCTATGCATGGCAACATCTCCTACAATTTTGTGTACAACAAGTgttctatagatgtgtacacgGACGAGGCTAATTCGACACTCCTCAAGACGACAGAATGTGTATCTGGATACTCATATCCAGTGCCAAAAGACAGAACTCTAGTTACTGAG TGGGATCTTGTATGTGACAGAGCGGAGCTAGCCGAATTCTCGCAGACTTTAGTGATCCTGGGACAGGCTTTCGGTGCTGCTATATTTACATCTCTGGCTGACAGATTCGGCAGAAGGACAGTCCACGTACTTGGACATATTTCTATGTTCGCTACATCCTTCGCTATAGCCTGGGCTCCTAATTATACAGTTTTCGCTGTCCTGAGGTTTATTTTAGGTGCTGTGCAACAG GGCTCTGGATTAACTATGGCGATTCTTTCTCTGGAGTTATTGCCTTTGAAAGCACGATACATAGGAGAGTGCCTGGGATTAGCTTTTTGGACAACTGGTATCAACTTGTTATCGCCCATGGGGTATTTATTCCGGAACCTCTCGTGGCGATACCTTCAGATGGCGCTAGCTCTATTCTCGTGCTACAGCCTTGTGGAATATTG GCTCATGGAGGAATCTGTCAGATGGCTTCTTGCCAACGGGAGAATAAAACAAGCAGAACGAATAATAAGGAAAGCGGCAAAAATGAATGGAAAGGATTATGATGAAGTTATCAAAGTGGCAAAAAGTAAAAGCaccaaagaaaaagaaattgaagtGGTTGTTCCAGGAGAttgtgataatgataaaacaacaatGGAAATATCTCGCCATGAGAATGGTGCCAAATACGCTCTTATAGAAAATCACTCAGAGACAACAAAAGACTGTGAGGATATCTCTTATGAGAAGGAACAGCCATCCACTCCTGCAGTCATCAAACGATACAATGTCGTCACAATATTCCGTCACAAGGTCATCTTTTTAAATTCAATGATCCTCTGGTACACGTG GTTGGTCAACAGTTTGGTGTATTACGCCTTGTCACTGACATCATCAGCCTTGTCAGGTGACCGATTCGTGAACTACTTCCTTATAGCCATAGTAGAGTACCCGGCAGCTGTGATGGAACTGCTTCTTATTAATAG AATCGGCAGACGTAAAACATGTATTCTGTTTCATGTGATAGCGGGAATAGCGCTCACAGTGTCCACAATATGCAGAACACTGTCAG atGGTGTTGGTACTATCGGAGCTATATCATTGGTGTTCAACCTTGTCGGAAAGTTTGGTATCACAGGATCTTTTAGTACAATATTTCTGTATACGCCAGAACTGTATCCGACCAATTTGAG GAATGCTGGTATTGGTATTTCGTCGTCTGTGGCGAGGATTGGAGGAATGTTGGCACCATTTGCAGGTCCACTG ATGAGTTACATTACTTGGGGACCGGGAGCTATTTCGGCAGCGTTGTGTTTGCTGGCGGTCTACCTGTTAACCTTCCTTCCAGAGACCAAAGGATACGAACTGCCTACAACAATAGAAGAATTGAAGACTTGGTACAAAACTCACGCTGGGGATAAAAAGGTCAAGCCCGTGGAAGAGGAAAACGAcacattttaa
- the LOC138333513 gene encoding ryncolin-1-like — protein MADYLIALFILASSFCIVVPDAVSNSSESLLPRDCQDVLEAGHTDNGLYTIYLNQRQHGVQVYCDMETDGGGWTVFQRRLNGSTNFYRTWWEYAIGFGNPSHEFWLGNQYIHYLTSSDWYSLRVDMEDFNNNKAYAQYQVFSIGNAESRYRAFVDGYSGDAGNDMSLCSGYRFSTKDRDYDGYSAGSCAHSYRGGWWYAACHRANLNGLYLSGPTSTYANGVVYLSFKGYYYSLKTTTMMVRRGWRPSQGQTAVGV, from the exons ATGGCTGACTATTTGATCGCATTATTTATTCTGGCGTCAAGCTTTTGCATTGTTGTTCCAGATGCCGTTTCGAATAGCTCTGAGAGTT TATTACCTCGCGACTGTCAAGATGTACTAGAGGCAGGTCACACAGACAATGGCCTTTATACTATCTACCTTAACCAGAGGCAACATGGAGTCCAGGTCTATTGTGATATGGAAACGGACGGCGGAGGTTGGACG GTTTTCCAAAGACGGTTGAATGGATCCACCAATTTTTACAGAACATGGTGGGAATATGCCATTGGATTTGGAAATCCATCGCACGAGTTTTGGCTAG GGAATCAGTATATACATTACCTTACGTCTTCTGATTGGTATTCTTTGAGAGTTGACATGGAAGATTTTAATAATAACAAAGCGTATGCACAATACCAGGTATTTTCCATCGGAAACGCTGAAAGCCGATACAGAGCTTTTGTGGATGGATATTCTGGAGATGCAG GTAATGACATGTCCTTGTGCAGCGGTTACCGGTTTTCCACAAAGGACAGAGATTATGATGGTTATTCGGCTGGGAGTTGCGCTCATAGCTATCGCGGCGGATGGTGGTATGCCGCATGTCATAGGGCAAATTTGAACGGTCTCTATCTTAGCGGACCTACATCCACGTATGCCAACGGCGTTGTATACCTTAGCTTTAAGGGATATTACTATTCTCTAAAAACAACTACAATGATGGTCAGAAGAGGATGGCGCCCATCACAAGGCCAGACAGCAGTAGGTGTATAA